A stretch of the Planktothricoides raciborskii GIHE-MW2 genome encodes the following:
- the cobA gene encoding uroporphyrinogen-III C-methyltransferase produces MNENQCLGKVHLVGAGPGDPGLFTIKGKTLLECADVVVYDALVSPQILAMINPNAEQIHAGKRRGFHTMDQQEITQLLIEKAHEHAIVVRLKGGDPFVFGRGGEEMQDLLAAGVSVEVVPGVTAGIAAPAYAGIPLTHRDYSSSVTFVTGHEAAGKYRPEVNWQAIAHGSETIVVYMGVHNLPHIVSELTAAGLSPETPVALVRWATRPEQEELIGTLGAIAQQVEATGFTSPAIVVIGHVVNLHQTLSQCRPVVFG; encoded by the coding sequence ATGAATGAGAATCAATGCTTGGGTAAAGTACACTTAGTGGGCGCAGGTCCCGGAGATCCGGGCTTATTCACAATCAAAGGGAAAACCCTTTTAGAATGTGCGGATGTGGTGGTTTATGATGCCCTGGTTAGCCCGCAAATTTTGGCCATGATTAATCCCAATGCCGAACAAATTCATGCAGGCAAACGGCGGGGATTTCATACAATGGATCAGCAAGAAATTACGCAATTGCTGATAGAAAAAGCCCATGAACACGCCATTGTGGTTCGACTCAAAGGCGGCGATCCTTTTGTGTTTGGTCGTGGGGGCGAAGAAATGCAAGATTTGTTAGCAGCAGGTGTTTCGGTGGAAGTCGTCCCCGGAGTCACCGCAGGAATTGCCGCCCCAGCTTATGCGGGCATTCCTTTAACTCATCGAGATTATAGTTCTTCTGTTACTTTTGTCACGGGTCACGAGGCAGCAGGGAAATATCGCCCGGAAGTGAATTGGCAGGCGATCGCCCACGGTTCGGAAACCATTGTCGTTTATATGGGAGTTCACAACCTGCCCCATATCGTCAGTGAATTAACCGCAGCGGGTTTAAGTCCAGAAACTCCCGTGGCCCTGGTTCGTTGGGCCACCCGTCCCGAACAAGAAGAACTGATCGGCACATTAGGGGCGATCGCGCAGCAAGTCGAAGCTACCGGGTTTACTTCCCCAGCGATCGTGGTTATCGGTCATGTAGTCAACTTGCATCAAACCTTAAGCCAATGTCGTCCAGTGGTGTTTGGTTGA
- a CDS encoding sulfurtransferase, producing the protein MMDNSFIVSAQWLSEHLADSAKENIELAIADCRFSLADPNLGEQQYQAGHIPGAHYLSLDRDLASAVQQHGGRHPLPNPDQLAAKLSSIGVTSQKTLVVAYDDSRFAFASRLWWLLRYMGHDRVVVLDGGWKGWQAGGYPVSQAVPTVTPGNFIPQLKPEMVVDIDTVKARKDLPEVALVDSRERDRYLGKVEPIDPIAGHIPGAVNYCWQDVTDPEAKAKPASEQRQRWTEIEAAKEIIVYCGSGVTACVNLLSLEMAGIADAKLYVGSWSDWCSYL; encoded by the coding sequence ATAATGGACAATAGTTTTATTGTTTCGGCGCAATGGCTTTCGGAGCATTTGGCAGATAGTGCCAAAGAAAATATTGAACTCGCGATCGCCGACTGTCGGTTTTCTCTGGCAGATCCCAACCTGGGGGAGCAACAATACCAAGCGGGTCATATTCCCGGCGCTCATTATCTCAGCCTCGATCGCGACTTAGCCTCAGCGGTACAGCAACATGGGGGACGGCATCCTCTACCCAATCCGGATCAACTCGCAGCCAAACTATCCAGCATAGGGGTGACATCCCAAAAAACCCTGGTAGTGGCCTATGATGATTCGCGATTTGCCTTTGCCTCTCGTTTGTGGTGGCTGTTGCGCTACATGGGACATGACCGGGTGGTGGTATTAGACGGCGGCTGGAAAGGCTGGCAAGCAGGGGGCTATCCCGTCAGTCAAGCAGTTCCGACAGTGACACCGGGCAACTTTATTCCCCAGCTAAAGCCGGAAATGGTGGTGGATATCGACACCGTAAAAGCCCGCAAAGATTTACCAGAAGTCGCCTTGGTGGATTCCCGGGAGCGCGATCGCTATCTAGGCAAAGTCGAACCCATCGATCCCATTGCCGGACATATTCCTGGTGCGGTCAACTACTGCTGGCAAGATGTCACCGACCCTGAAGCCAAAGCCAAACCCGCCTCGGAACAACGGCAACGCTGGACTGAAATCGAAGCCGCCAAAGAAATCATCGTCTACTGTGGTTCTGGGGTAACGGCTTGCGTCAACCTTTTATCTTTAGAAATGGCTGGCATTGCCGACGCTAAACTCTACGTCGGTAGCTGGAGTGATTGGTGCTCTTATTTATAG
- a CDS encoding ABC transporter substrate-binding protein, translating into MYQKILFPLIEIPRKALRGALRFRKGGRESESHFWLKGLKGLKWLKFIGLFSICCFLVVSCGQPQPQSRTTDPNRITIGTTEKLRTIDPADAYEIASGTFLYNMGDRLYTYKTGTTEIIPQLATELPKISPDGKTYTIPIRQGVKFHDGTAFNAEAMAFSLRRFAENGGSPSSLLSGIMESVAATGENELTITLKKPFAAFTALLTFPGLCAVSPQAYEIGQGKFKSDSFIGTGPYKLASYGTDSIKLEANPDYWGEKPVNQGVDIQQFSSTANVYNAFLTGAIDLTYGTLDLDQIANLESQAASKGWQVISGRSNGIYVLTMNQKNASLAKLEVRQAIASLINRPLFQNRVFRGQIEPLYSLIPTTLTEFYQPVFQEKYGDGDIAKVKAALEKAGYSAQNPLKLEIWYRSNLKSNGDVAMTIKAFAEQELGGAIAIELKSVESATAYNNLDKGVYPMFILDWSPDFLDPDNYIQPFLSCSKGSATTGCESGESQLWGSFYYSDRVNELIAQQRQEQNPEKRQQIFSEIQQILAQDIPFIPLWQGKAYIFAQKNLQNVILEPTQRTPFWTISKQ; encoded by the coding sequence ATGTACCAAAAAATACTATTTCCCTTAATCGAAATTCCCCGAAAAGCCTTACGGGGGGCGCTGCGATTCCGCAAGGGCGGACGCGAAAGCGAATCGCACTTTTGGCTAAAGGGGCTAAAGGGGCTAAAGTGGCTAAAATTTATCGGACTATTCTCGATCTGCTGTTTCCTGGTGGTTAGCTGCGGTCAACCCCAACCACAAAGCCGCACCACTGACCCCAATCGCATTACCATCGGCACCACGGAGAAACTTCGCACCATAGATCCAGCGGATGCCTATGAAATTGCCTCTGGAACCTTCCTATATAATATGGGCGATCGGCTTTACACCTACAAAACCGGCACCACAGAAATTATCCCCCAACTAGCCACCGAACTGCCGAAAATTAGCCCAGACGGGAAAACTTACACCATTCCCATTCGCCAAGGGGTCAAATTCCACGACGGTACAGCCTTCAACGCTGAAGCAATGGCCTTTTCCCTGCGACGCTTTGCGGAAAATGGCGGATCGCCCAGTTCTTTATTATCAGGAATCATGGAATCCGTTGCAGCCACGGGGGAAAATGAGCTTACGATTACCTTGAAAAAACCCTTTGCGGCCTTTACTGCTTTGTTAACATTTCCCGGACTTTGTGCGGTATCGCCCCAGGCTTATGAAATTGGCCAAGGTAAATTTAAATCAGACAGTTTTATTGGCACTGGACCCTATAAATTAGCCAGCTATGGAACCGATTCGATTAAATTAGAAGCTAATCCAGATTATTGGGGCGAAAAACCCGTTAATCAAGGGGTTGATATTCAGCAGTTTTCTAGTACAGCCAATGTTTACAACGCTTTTCTTACCGGGGCGATCGACCTGACTTACGGCACTTTAGACTTAGATCAAATTGCTAACTTAGAATCCCAAGCCGCGAGTAAAGGTTGGCAGGTAATTTCTGGTCGCAGCAATGGGATTTATGTGTTAACCATGAATCAGAAAAATGCGTCATTAGCTAAACTAGAAGTCAGACAAGCGATCGCTTCTTTAATTAACCGGCCACTATTTCAAAATCGAGTATTTCGCGGCCAAATAGAACCGCTTTACAGCTTAATTCCCACCACCCTAACGGAATTTTATCAGCCGGTTTTTCAAGAAAAATATGGGGATGGGGACATTGCCAAAGTAAAAGCAGCCTTAGAAAAAGCGGGATATTCTGCCCAAAATCCTCTGAAATTAGAAATTTGGTATCGGTCAAATCTGAAAAGTAATGGCGATGTGGCAATGACGATCAAAGCTTTTGCCGAACAGGAATTAGGTGGCGCGATCGCCATTGAACTGAAAAGCGTAGAATCTGCTACCGCTTACAACAATTTGGACAAAGGAGTATATCCGATGTTCATCCTCGATTGGAGTCCAGACTTTTTAGATCCAGATAACTACATTCAACCCTTTTTATCTTGCAGCAAAGGGTCAGCCACCACCGGCTGTGAATCGGGAGAAAGTCAACTTTGGGGCTCGTTTTATTACAGCGATCGGGTCAATGAACTCATTGCCCAACAACGTCAAGAACAAAACCCCGAAAAACGGCAACAAATCTTCAGCGAAATCCAACAAATCCTCGCCCAAGACATCCCATTTATCCCACTTTGGCAAGGAAAAGCATATATCTTTGCCCAAAAAAATCTCCAAAATGTCATCCTAGAACCCACCCAAAGAACCCCATTTTGGACAATTAGTAAACAATAA
- a CDS encoding PAS domain S-box protein — MANDQSNYKYKSAKNQPKKAHMGKEMANLAALTAEFNQRYDHLPFPCFLLDRFGNIIAVNSAEIYQLGYTVEELKQTDIFSLIYWPNFSKKNQLINWLNYNIKQHNIQDTIAKNYELNQYVKPDCLGQICSKNNQCFWFKIIPVVIQLGDNESDKESYKCLICQDVTNFHLEHQSHAIFLDELMQMTQDVILYLDAEGKIRRFSQTFLELSGYEAKDLQEKSILTVLDTGNNFQELGDWQWYQSLFTKEETLVNGTTEHSTAKFIHSIICKNGSKVEIFWTIHGVKNSATVPWEWIWFGQTVFNYIPEVSATLTQADQKISVKPSLENFADAVAVFDKNYRYIYINSAMKEALNLENKQVIGKTNKELNIPEKLKKFWEDNLAAVVQTGKTVEDKFLFPLEQPKSGEARKLQKNKSQKNKFVHQWYEVCWLPLWGSTNSVDWIFTIARKISHPLADRPVGELAENSLSEYAQKTIESHIQIYFENLDWLIRNAEDVNLDISKKNLIISWEILNKEIKKEVANKHRLEKALQENQERLNLIINTNADGLMILDKVGNILFINTAGAAIFGRPKKDLIGKWLGRPIITHEITELEILLPNLQVAIAQMQVVEIPWTQVETYTQNCLIEPMTGEEKSSLKVGQEQDKRDSIAYLSSLRDVTEQKQAFDRLLWMQQAIESASDAIAIANRTGEVVYQNPAFGQLFEYKDCQEINQLNPSPDIEVFTSSNYPKFLSNILRHSPLISPLFTDKKLAEEVLKCVRNGQSWQGEVTMQSQTGKVMQIALKADTIENYPGHIIGLICTYTNVTERRKAEEMLRISWAQNQAMFETIPDMLCRMSKDGTYLECSENSATKFYHNLSDYIGKNCQEILPYFLAKEQMAAIAKALETKKVQVFEYQLVLPGENGENSLYDYEARVAAIDDHEVLTMVRDVSDKAEVQRSLKESEERYRTLTETSQDMIFIFNRDTSINYVNTFAAHKLGSDPEKLIGKSVQEIFPRPLAAELANKIYQVLRSKTQITLEEKLDLKCQPIWLHFSLVPLRNEAGILTAVLAVARNITERIQGEAALKESQEKLRQSEQQLIRTLATAPIGIATCDLNGDFKSVNPALCEMLGYFALDLRKMSLGDLVPECDRSRFQTWINIFSESNLSQSQKEYTLIRKDGSEIIATIRVALVRDPQEKALQLVATIEDITERKRSQEQLLLLSKAVESASDAIAITDCHGRSTYHNPAFIQLFGFSAAELATVGGLPILYRDPDIALEVFSTIFQEGSWQGEVEMLSYRGIVRQIFLRTDAIQDATGEIIAFLGIYRDITDRKQAIDALAESEERFRTLADTAPVLIWLADPYGNYTFFNQTWLQFTGRTLEQEQGQGWMNQMHPEDFDHCLQEYLRAIEQEEAFRLLYRLRRSDGEYRWLLNTGVARKTPAGNLAGYIGCCIDISDRKELEEKLAERAKQLEQSNAELEQFAYVASHDLQEPLRTIASYTQLLAKRYEGKLDEKADKYIHYVVDGAQRMQTLIDDLLKYSRVSTRRQEFQPVNCQEIFEQAIAHLKVAIRQASAEIFIDPSCPCLPTVLGDETQLIQLFQNLISNAIKYRQPEVRPIIKIAAKPWQNHWLFAIEDNGIGIDPQNNERIFLIFQRLHTRNEYPGTGIGLAVCHKIVERHQGRIWVESQLGQGSTFYFTLPQI, encoded by the coding sequence ATGGCTAATGACCAGAGCAACTATAAATATAAATCCGCGAAAAATCAGCCAAAAAAAGCGCATATGGGGAAAGAAATGGCCAACTTAGCCGCCTTAACAGCCGAATTTAATCAGCGATACGATCATCTGCCTTTTCCTTGCTTTCTCTTGGATCGATTTGGCAATATTATTGCCGTGAATTCGGCGGAAATTTATCAACTAGGCTACACGGTTGAAGAGTTAAAGCAGACGGATATTTTTTCTTTAATATATTGGCCTAACTTTTCTAAAAAAAATCAGTTAATTAATTGGCTAAATTATAATATAAAACAACATAATATACAAGATACAATAGCAAAAAATTATGAATTAAACCAGTACGTAAAGCCAGATTGCTTAGGTCAAATTTGCTCAAAAAATAACCAGTGCTTCTGGTTTAAAATAATTCCCGTTGTTATCCAGTTGGGAGACAATGAATCTGACAAAGAATCTTACAAATGTTTGATTTGCCAAGATGTGACTAACTTTCATCTAGAGCATCAATCTCATGCGATTTTTTTGGATGAATTGATGCAAATGACTCAAGATGTAATTTTATATTTGGATGCCGAAGGCAAGATTCGCCGATTTAGTCAGACATTTCTGGAATTATCCGGCTATGAAGCGAAGGATTTACAGGAAAAAAGTATCTTAACGGTCTTAGACACCGGGAATAATTTTCAGGAATTAGGGGATTGGCAATGGTATCAAAGTCTTTTTACCAAAGAGGAAACATTAGTTAATGGCACCACGGAGCATTCCACCGCTAAGTTTATTCACTCGATTATCTGTAAAAATGGCTCAAAAGTCGAGATATTTTGGACGATTCATGGTGTAAAAAATTCCGCTACAGTTCCTTGGGAGTGGATTTGGTTTGGTCAAACAGTTTTTAACTATATTCCAGAAGTATCCGCTACTCTCACCCAAGCCGATCAAAAAATATCAGTAAAACCTAGTTTAGAAAATTTCGCCGATGCGGTGGCGGTATTTGATAAAAACTACCGATATATTTATATCAACTCAGCGATGAAAGAAGCGCTAAATTTAGAGAATAAACAAGTAATCGGCAAAACCAATAAAGAGCTAAATATCCCCGAAAAATTGAAGAAGTTCTGGGAAGACAACTTAGCGGCAGTTGTGCAAACGGGGAAAACCGTTGAAGATAAATTCTTGTTTCCCCTGGAACAACCTAAGTCAGGAGAAGCTAGAAAATTACAGAAAAATAAATCACAGAAAAATAAATTTGTGCATCAATGGTATGAAGTTTGCTGGTTGCCTTTATGGGGTTCTACTAACTCAGTGGATTGGATTTTTACCATTGCTCGGAAAATTAGCCATCCGCTTGCCGATCGCCCGGTGGGGGAATTGGCGGAAAATTCCTTATCTGAATATGCTCAGAAAACCATTGAGTCACATATTCAGATATACTTTGAAAATCTCGATTGGTTAATCAGAAACGCCGAAGATGTGAATCTAGATATTTCCAAGAAAAATTTAATTATTTCTTGGGAAATTTTAAATAAAGAAATCAAAAAAGAGGTGGCTAATAAACACCGCCTAGAGAAAGCATTGCAAGAGAACCAAGAACGATTAAATTTGATAATTAATACGAATGCTGATGGATTGATGATTTTAGATAAAGTGGGTAATATATTGTTTATTAATACAGCAGGAGCGGCGATTTTTGGGCGGCCTAAAAAAGATTTAATCGGCAAATGGTTAGGGCGACCAATTATTACCCATGAAATCACGGAGTTAGAAATTTTATTGCCGAATCTGCAAGTGGCGATCGCCCAAATGCAGGTGGTAGAAATTCCCTGGACTCAGGTGGAAACTTATACTCAAAATTGTTTAATCGAACCCATGACTGGGGAGGAAAAAAGTAGCTTAAAAGTTGGCCAAGAGCAAGACAAAAGAGATAGTATTGCCTATTTAAGTTCTTTGCGAGATGTCACCGAGCAAAAACAAGCATTCGATCGCCTATTGTGGATGCAACAAGCGATTGAAAGTGCTTCGGATGCGATCGCGATCGCGAACCGAACCGGAGAAGTGGTGTATCAAAATCCTGCCTTTGGTCAGCTATTTGAATATAAAGATTGCCAGGAAATTAATCAGTTAAATCCATCGCCAGATATTGAGGTATTTACCTCAAGCAATTATCCTAAATTTTTATCAAATATTTTACGGCACAGTCCCTTAATTTCTCCCCTTTTTACTGACAAAAAGCTGGCGGAAGAAGTGCTGAAATGCGTGAGAAATGGTCAGTCTTGGCAAGGGGAAGTGACAATGCAGTCGCAGACCGGGAAAGTGATGCAGATTGCCCTGAAAGCGGATACTATTGAAAATTACCCCGGTCATATTATTGGCTTAATTTGTACTTATACGAATGTCACCGAACGCCGCAAAGCAGAAGAGATGTTGCGAATATCCTGGGCGCAAAATCAAGCGATGTTCGAGACTATTCCAGATATGTTATGTCGCATGAGTAAAGATGGAACTTATCTGGAATGTAGCGAAAATAGCGCCACGAAGTTTTATCATAATTTATCGGATTATATTGGCAAAAATTGCCAGGAAATTCTGCCTTATTTTTTAGCGAAAGAACAAATGGCAGCGATCGCTAAAGCCTTGGAAACTAAAAAAGTTCAAGTGTTTGAATATCAGCTAGTTTTGCCGGGAGAAAATGGCGAAAACAGTCTCTATGATTATGAAGCTAGAGTGGCGGCAATTGACGACCATGAAGTCTTAACAATGGTAAGGGATGTCAGCGACAAAGCGGAAGTCCAGCGATCGCTCAAAGAGTCGGAAGAACGCTATCGCACTCTCACGGAAACATCCCAAGATATGATTTTTATTTTTAATCGGGATACATCGATTAATTATGTGAATACCTTTGCCGCTCATAAATTAGGCAGCGATCCAGAAAAATTAATCGGCAAATCGGTGCAAGAAATTTTTCCCCGTCCTTTAGCGGCGGAACTTGCCAATAAAATTTACCAAGTTTTGCGATCAAAAACCCAGATTACCTTAGAAGAAAAACTGGATCTTAAATGTCAACCCATATGGCTGCATTTTTCTTTAGTTCCCCTACGCAATGAGGCGGGAATTCTCACCGCAGTTTTGGCGGTGGCTCGCAATATTACAGAACGGATCCAAGGAGAAGCCGCCCTCAAAGAAAGCCAGGAAAAATTGCGCCAAAGCGAACAACAATTGATTCGGACTTTAGCCACAGCCCCCATTGGTATTGCCACCTGCGATCTCAATGGCGACTTTAAGAGCGTGAATCCGGCGTTATGTGAGATGTTGGGCTATTTTGCTTTGGATTTAAGAAAAATGTCGTTGGGGGATCTGGTTCCCGAGTGCGATCGCTCCCGGTTTCAAACTTGGATCAACATATTCTCAGAAAGCAATCTGTCTCAGTCGCAAAAAGAATATACTTTGATTCGCAAAGATGGCAGCGAAATCATCGCCACGATTCGAGTTGCCCTAGTTAGAGATCCACAGGAGAAAGCCCTTCAGTTGGTGGCGACTATTGAAGATATTACCGAACGCAAGCGATCGCAGGAACAGTTACTCCTTTTAAGTAAAGCGGTGGAAAGTGCCTCAGATGCGATCGCGATTACGGACTGTCATGGGCGATCCACTTATCACAATCCAGCATTTATCCAATTATTTGGCTTCTCTGCTGCGGAACTAGCCACCGTCGGTGGGCTGCCCATCCTCTATCGAGATCCGGATATCGCCCTGGAAGTCTTTAGTACCATCTTCCAAGAAGGTTCTTGGCAAGGGGAAGTAGAAATGTTGAGCTATCGGGGGATTGTCCGACAAATTTTTCTCCGCACCGATGCCATTCAAGATGCTACGGGAGAAATCATCGCCTTTTTGGGGATTTACCGGGATATCACCGATCGCAAACAGGCGATTGATGCTTTAGCGGAAAGCGAGGAACGCTTCCGCACTCTGGCGGATACTGCCCCGGTCTTGATTTGGTTAGCCGACCCTTATGGCAACTATACCTTTTTTAATCAGACTTGGTTGCAGTTCACCGGACGCACCCTCGAACAAGAACAAGGTCAAGGTTGGATGAACCAGATGCATCCAGAGGATTTTGACCATTGTTTACAGGAATATCTCAGGGCGATCGAGCAGGAGGAGGCCTTTCGACTCTTGTATCGCTTGCGCCGAAGTGATGGGGAATACCGATGGCTGCTGAATACGGGAGTGGCCCGGAAAACTCCCGCTGGAAATTTGGCCGGTTATATTGGTTGCTGCATTGATATCAGCGATCGCAAAGAATTAGAAGAAAAATTAGCCGAACGAGCGAAACAGCTAGAACAGTCCAACGCGGAACTCGAACAGTTTGCTTATGTCGCCTCTCACGATTTACAGGAACCCTTGCGGACGATCGCCAGCTATACTCAACTCTTGGCCAAACGCTATGAAGGAAAATTAGACGAAAAAGCTGACAAGTATATTCATTATGTGGTTGATGGCGCTCAACGAATGCAGACTTTAATCGATGATTTGCTAAAATATTCGCGAGTCAGTACCCGGCGCCAAGAATTTCAGCCCGTCAACTGCCAAGAAATTTTTGAACAGGCGATCGCACATCTGAAAGTCGCTATTCGGCAAGCCTCGGCGGAAATATTTATCGACCCTAGCTGTCCATGTTTGCCCACAGTCTTAGGGGATGAAACCCAACTCATCCAACTATTTCAGAACTTAATCAGCAACGCCATTAAATACCGACAACCAGAAGTTAGACCCATAATTAAAATTGCGGCAAAGCCTTGGCAAAATCATTGGTTATTTGCGATCGAAGATAATGGAATTGGCATTGATCCCCAAAACAATGAGCGGATATTCTTAATTTTTCAGCGCTTACATACTCGCAATGAATATCCCGGAACTGGGATTGGTCTGGCGGTTTGTCACAAGATTGTGGAACGGCACCAAGGTCGCATTTGGGTTGAATCCCAACTCGGTCAAGGTTCCACATTTTATTTTACATTGCCTCAAATCTAG
- a CDS encoding Rieske (2Fe-2S) protein, translating into MKRRSFLGWMGVGAIASSLPVAIAACSQASESGSTDNPPTTNTAAPPAPETVATADEFVAVGSVAELDQKGFLLNKVADTEVIVVRNPQSTATLVALNALCTHKGCKVEWKGEASEFSCPCHGAKFALDGEVTNAPATEPLATYSAKIEGTQVLVSVG; encoded by the coding sequence ATGAAACGTCGTTCTTTTTTAGGCTGGATGGGAGTAGGTGCGATCGCGAGTTCTTTGCCCGTAGCGATCGCCGCTTGTTCACAAGCTTCTGAGTCTGGATCCACGGACAATCCACCAACGACTAACACCGCTGCACCTCCAGCCCCAGAAACCGTGGCCACCGCTGATGAGTTTGTGGCAGTGGGGTCAGTGGCGGAATTGGATCAAAAAGGTTTCTTATTGAATAAGGTTGCGGACACCGAGGTGATTGTGGTCCGTAACCCACAAAGCACCGCAACTTTAGTCGCCCTGAATGCTTTATGTACTCACAAAGGTTGCAAAGTGGAATGGAAAGGTGAGGCTTCTGAGTTTTCTTGTCCTTGCCACGGGGCTAAATTTGCTTTAGATGGCGAAGTGACTAATGCGCCTGCGACTGAACCATTAGCCACTTATTCAGCCAAAATTGAAGGGACTCAGGTTTTGGTTAGCGTTGGGTAA
- a CDS encoding ATP-binding protein, giving the protein MNKKIINLLLVEDNLADADLIEELLADAQLSRYKITAVERLSEAIAHLKSEPFDVILLDLSLPDSHGLETLEKVVLAAKSLPVLVLTGLTDRELAVQAVREGAQDYLVKGKFDCDLLSRAISYAVERKQTLEELRRSEERYHKLASELDLQVQERTAQLQKSLEVEAMLKRITDKVRDSLDPNQIIETAVRELAQVIGVNLTQVSLYDPKSQTFKISYQATGQASGKNQNFSAYVPEKAELYRQFFPLNFQSMPQLYQQLMKGECFQFSEITEYPNQESETILACPLQNVLTNKKNSEKRENQPNISTKNSLNQQDERVILGYLWLRNDADYEFKDLEVRLVQQVAAQCAIALRQAQLYQASLTQVKELERLHQLKDDFLSTVCHELRTPMANIKMALDMLDMFTSQQNSLALSGSITGNSLNREERSSTLTNINTASASEKITAYLQMAQVECDREIKLINDLLDLQRLDAEIDTLDGIPIQLQNWLPHVIEVFQYRIAKSEHILEVAIDPELPPLVTDPTALGRIISEMLNNACKYTPANPGEVIRLSATCRQNNQQNKFYLSVSNSGVEIPESELVHIFEKFYRIPSPDPWKQGGTGLGLALVKKLVSYLGGSISVHSGNGQTTFTLEFSQHDQCGE; this is encoded by the coding sequence ATGAACAAAAAAATTATCAATCTTTTATTAGTCGAAGATAACTTAGCGGATGCGGATCTGATTGAAGAACTCTTGGCAGATGCCCAGTTATCCAGATATAAAATTACCGCCGTTGAACGCTTATCTGAGGCGATCGCTCACCTAAAATCAGAACCGTTTGATGTCATTTTATTAGACTTATCATTACCGGATAGTCACGGTCTGGAAACCTTAGAAAAGGTCGTGTTAGCGGCGAAATCTTTGCCCGTGTTAGTGCTGACCGGATTAACCGATCGCGAACTAGCCGTACAAGCGGTGCGTGAAGGGGCACAAGATTATTTAGTTAAGGGTAAATTTGACTGTGATTTGCTGTCGCGAGCGATTAGCTATGCAGTAGAACGTAAGCAAACATTAGAAGAACTGCGTCGCAGTGAAGAACGCTATCATAAGTTGGCTTCTGAACTGGATTTGCAAGTGCAAGAACGTACCGCGCAATTGCAAAAATCCCTAGAAGTTGAAGCTATGCTAAAACGCATTACCGATAAAGTGCGGGATAGCTTAGATCCCAATCAAATTATCGAAACAGCGGTGCGAGAATTAGCCCAGGTGATTGGGGTAAACCTGACTCAAGTATCTCTTTATGATCCTAAAAGTCAAACTTTTAAGATTTCCTATCAGGCAACGGGTCAAGCCAGCGGAAAAAATCAAAATTTTTCGGCATATGTACCAGAAAAAGCCGAGTTATATCGTCAGTTTTTTCCCTTGAATTTCCAGTCTATGCCTCAACTTTACCAACAATTAATGAAGGGAGAATGTTTCCAATTTTCCGAGATCACCGAATATCCTAACCAAGAATCAGAAACGATTCTGGCTTGTCCCCTGCAAAATGTATTGACCAACAAAAAAAATTCTGAAAAGCGGGAAAATCAACCCAATATTTCCACAAAAAACTCTTTAAATCAACAGGATGAGAGAGTAATTTTAGGTTATCTTTGGTTAAGAAATGATGCGGATTATGAATTTAAGGATCTTGAGGTGAGACTGGTGCAGCAAGTGGCGGCACAATGCGCGATCGCCCTGCGGCAAGCCCAACTTTATCAAGCATCCCTAACCCAGGTGAAAGAACTGGAAAGATTGCATCAGCTTAAAGACGATTTTTTGAGTACGGTGTGTCACGAACTACGCACGCCAATGGCTAATATTAAAATGGCTTTGGATATGCTGGATATGTTCACTTCACAGCAAAATTCTTTGGCATTGTCTGGCAGCATTACGGGAAATTCTCTGAATAGGGAAGAGCGATCTTCCACCTTAACCAATATCAACACCGCCTCAGCATCAGAAAAAATTACCGCTTATTTACAAATGGCACAAGTAGAGTGCGATCGCGAAATCAAACTGATTAACGATCTATTAGATTTACAGCGTCTAGATGCAGAAATAGACACCCTCGATGGCATCCCCATTCAACTGCAAAATTGGCTGCCCCATGTTATTGAAGTATTTCAATACCGCATTGCGAAATCTGAACATATTCTAGAAGTCGCGATCGATCCAGAGTTACCCCCGTTAGTGACCGATCCCACTGCCTTGGGACGGATCATTTCCGAAATGCTAAATAATGCCTGCAAATACACTCCGGCAAATCCCGGTGAAGTGATTCGCCTCAGTGCCACTTGTAGGCAAAATAATCAGCAAAATAAATTTTATCTATCCGTCAGTAATTCCGGCGTAGAAATACCCGAATCAGAACTGGTGCATATCTTTGAAAAATTTTATCGAATTCCTTCTCCCGATCCTTGGAAACAAGGGGGAACGGGTTTAGGTTTAGCCCTAGTGAAAAAGCTAGTCTCTTATCTGGGCGGTTCAATTTCCGTCCATAGTGGCAATGGTCAAACCACCTTTACCCTAGAATTTTCACAGCATGATCAATGCGGGGAATAA